Proteins from a genomic interval of Yarrowia lipolytica chromosome 1E, complete sequence:
- a CDS encoding uncharacterized protein (Compare to YALI0E09012g, similar to uniprot|P53115 Saccharomyces cerevisiae YGL150c INO80), translated as MNGHNNNHDETNRGAMSISSILSGGERRASDASQQPPAPPLQQQSPLQQQPPPALHHPPPPPHLSPHQTHQAPHISPQHSPQNGHTMPGPPMMGHEQHYMQQQHPQHPQHPQQQSPPMLPQHHQHHPHPHHSPQHSPPMLQHQHHSSTSPPMYHKQQPHPQHQHPPPPHPGHMSPQGHPNMSPHPVQHQGPHPGHQGHPGHPGHQGHPAPPDMYAPRIYMSQQQIPQQAPWPIQIPIQGHTSVDGDHSAPESPPADADDPAYADAKTGFLQQVQSRLEAVVQLEELRDKVVIDEYTKTKAYTNAARYAAVKQSAKTSLQKEAIVRVAFVEYEEGGGLAGAHTSASPAASSSSSAAPVSSTSSAPASASSAAGAAAAAAATTSSVSTPKAKKRSKAVSKTSAAASVAAGTSSKEASPAPKPKTKKQLQAEQREKDREIREENAAAKEAAAAAKQLDQAYDSIWKDMARRDAAKVHKTVAATIAVKQSNHRKTAVLASKEARRWQYRTNKSIKDMQGKARRAMREMLSFWKRNEKEERDLRKKAEKEALDQAKKDEEDRESKRQARKLNFLLTQTELYSHFIGRKIKTDEMEDGEAAKDGDEDYEAMEKIAKSGSDVETKRAAELDFDEDDDDKLRQIAMQNAHNQVRRNQQQAQAFDAQSETPTAESGAAADSDDAFQNPTSLGDLQLSQPKLLNCTLKEYQLKGLNWLANLYEQGINGILADEMGLGKTVQSISVMAYLAETHNIWGPYLVIAPASTLHNWQQEISKFVPDFKVLPYWGNGKDRKILRKFWDRKNVKYTRDSPFHVLVTSYQLVVSDAQYFSRVKWQYMILDEAQAIKSSSSSRWKSLLAFQCRNRLLLTGTPIQNSMQELWALLHFIMPSLFDSHDEFSEWFSKDIESHAKEKSQLDQQQLKRLHMILKPFMLRRVKKHVQQELGDKIEIDVYCNLTTRQRVMYKILKSQINLQELLAKAQSGSEENTQSLMNLVMQFRKVCNHPDLFERADVKSAYNFGPSNCGSDKDTWIGSSNRNLISFEVPKLVYREGGFLDVPGEHSKAGSLNKLLKVDLNIWEPSWMGRKRDLVVEEEGGVGRVSRVSQMGVMERVINEVNRDVPSVGALPRYTPAPSPFDVFETLYDSYLHRLEPAYDPRVVAPPVDFVCRDRGFQIEQEEKMGGVDVRRALTPLTLGQELWWLEKAEAEVKGTNVTALTPGSVSLPPNDLFPSRVLDFNGINTLRMPSMSKFISCSGKLAKLDELLAELKAGGHRVLVYFQMTKMMDLAEEYLTFKQYNYCRLDGSSKLSDRRDLVNDWQTKPELFVFLLSTRAGGLGINLTAADTVIFYDSDWNPTIDSQAMDRAHRLGQTRQVTVYRLLVKGTIEERMRDRAKQKEHVQNVVMSGQSQSHEEEVNSKPSRDVALWLLDDDQDEASFVKGKENRGVKRGAEGEEEKKVEEIKKPKTE; from the exons ATGAATGGCCATAACAACAACCACGATGAGACC aacCGCGGGGCTATGTCCATTTCATCGATTCTCTCTGGTGGAGAACGACGTGCATCGGATGCCTCTCAGCAGCCACCGGCCCCACCGCTACAACAGCAGTCACCACTACAGCAACAGCCCCCTCCTGCTCTGCaccatccaccaccaccaccacatctCTCCCCCCACCAGACGCATCAGGCACCGCACATCTCGCCACAGCATTCGCCTCAGAATGGACACACCATGCCGGGGCCTCCCATGATGGGCCACGAGCAGCACTacatgcagcagcagcaccccCAGCATCCTCAGCATCCTCAACAGCAGTCGCCACCGATGCTGCCGCAGCATCACCAGCATCATCCGCATCCACACCACTCGCCGCAGCACTCACCTCCCATGctgcagcaccagcaccactCTTCCACATCGCCGCCCATGTaccacaaacagcagccCCATCCCCAGCATCAACACCCCCCACCACCGCATCCGGGTCACATGTCCCCCCAGGGTCATCCCAATATGTCTCCTCACCCGGTGCAGCATCAGGGTCCTCATCCCGGCCACCAGGGCCACCCAGGACACCCTGGCCATCAGGGTCATCCGGCACCACCTGACATGTACGCTCCCCGCATTTACAtgtcgcagcagcagattcCGCAGCAGGCTCCGTGGCCTATCCAGATTCCCATTCAGGGTCACACGTCTGTTGACGGCGATCACTCTGCACCGGAGTCACCACCCGCGGATGCAGATGATCCCGCATACGCAGACGCCAAGACGGGATTTCTACAGCAGGTCCAGAGCCGGCTGGAGGCCGTGGTGCAGCTGGAAGAGTTGCGAGACAAGGTCGTGATTGATGAATACACGAAAACCAAGGCGTACACAAACGCAGCCCGCTACGCAGCCGTTAAGCAAAGCGCTAAGACGTCCCTGCAAAAGGAGGCGATTGTGCGTGTGGCGTTTGTGGAGTACGAGGAGGGTGGTGGCCTGGCCGGCGCACATACATCGGCCAGTCCTGCTgcatcgtcgtcatcatcagcAGCCCCAGTGTCCTCCACATCGTCAGCACCAGCGTCAGCTTCCTCTGCTGCAGGCgctgccgccgctgccgccGCAACAACTTCTTCTGTGTCCACTCCGAAGGCAAAGAAGCGAAGCAAGGCCGTATCTAAGACgtcagctgctgcttctgtcgCAGCGGGAACCTCCTCTAAGGAGGCTTCCCCTGCCCCCAAGCCAAAGACGAagaaacagctccaggCAGAGCAGCGAGAGAAGGACAGGGAGATTAGGGAAGAAAATGCGGCGGCTAAGGAAGCTgcggctgctgccaagcagcttgatCAGGCCTATGATTCCATTTGGAAGGATATGGCACGTCGAGACGCCGCCAAGGTGCACAAAACTGTGGCTGCAACGATCGCCGTGAAGCAGTCCAACCACCGAAAAACAGCTGTTTTGGCGTCCAAGGAGGCCCGAAGATGGCAATATCGAACCAACAAGTCTATCAAGGACATGCAAGGCAAGGCTCGACGAGCTATGCGAGAGATGCTCTCTTTCTGGAAGAGAAATGAGAAGGAAGAGCGAGATCTGCGaaagaaggccgagaaggaggctcttgaccaggccaagaaggacgaggaagaTCGAGAGAGTAAGCGGCAAGCCAGGAAGCTCAATTTCTTGCTCACCCAGACAGAGCTATACTCACATTTCATCGGTCGGAAGATCAAGACTGACGAGATGGAAGATGGtgaggctgccaaggacgGTGACGAGGACTACGaggccatggagaagattgccAAAAGTGGCAGCGATGTGGAGACGAAGCGGGCTGCAGAGCTGGACTTTGACGAAGACGATGACGACAAGCTGCGGCAGATTGCCATGCAGAATGCTCATAATCAGGTGCGAAggaaccagcagcaggcccaGGCGTTCGACGCGCAGTCTGAGACGCCTACCGCCGAATCTGGCGCTGCAGCTGACTCGGATGACGCCTTTCAGAACCCCACGTCTCTTGGAGACCTACAGCTCTCCCAGCCCAAACTCCTCAACTGCACTCTCAAGGAATACCAGCTTAAGGGTCTCAACTGGCTGGCCAACCTGTACGAGCAGGGTATCAACGGTATTCTTGCTGACGAAATGGGTCTGGGAAAGACTGTCCAGTCGATCTCCGTCATGGCCTATCTCGCCGAGACCCACAACATCTGGGGTCCATATCTTGTGATCGCACCTGCTTCCACACTCCACAACTGGCAGCAGGAAATCTCCAAGTTTGTCCCCGACTTCAAAGTGTTGCCTTATTGGGGTAATGGTAAGGATCGAAAGATTTTGCGAAAATTCTGGGACAGAAAGAATGTCAAGTACACGCGAGATTCGCCGTTCCATGTGCTGGTCACCTCATATCAGCTCGTTGTGTCTGATGCCCAGTACTTTTCTCGAGTGAAGTGGCAATACATGATTCTGGATGAGGCTCAGGCCATCaagtcgtcttcttcttcgcGATGGAAGTCTCTGCTGGCTTTCCAGTGCCGAAACCGACTGCTTTTGACCGGTACTCCCATTCAGAACTCCATGCAGGAACTATGGGCGCTGTTGCATTTCATCATGCCCTCTCTTTTCGACTCGCACGATGAGTTTTCCGAATGGTTTTCCAAGGACATTGAGTCGCACGCCAAGGAAAAGTCGCAGCTagaccagcagcagctcaagcGACTGCATATGATCCTGAAGCCGTTCATGTTGCGACGAGTTAAGAAGCACGTGCAGCAAGAGCTGGGCGATAAGATTGAGATTGATGTGTACTGCAACCTGACCACCCGGCAGCGAGTCATGTACAAGATTCTGAAGTCTCAGATCAACCTGCAGGAGCTCCTTGCCAAGGCCCAGAGTGGCTCTGAAGAGAACACTCAGAGTCTGATGAACCTGGTCATGCAATTCCGAAAGGTTTGCAACCATCCCGACTTGTTTGAGCGTGCCGATGTGAAGAGTGCCTATAACTTTGGCCCTTCCAACTGTGGCTCTGACAAAGACACTTGGATTGGAAGCAGCAATCGAAACCTCATCAGTTTTGAAGTCCCCAAGCTCGTGTACCGGGAGGGGGGCTTCTTGGACGTTCCTGGAGAACACAGCAAGGCCGGTAGCTTGAATAAGCTGCTCAAGGTCGATCTGAACATCTGGGAGCCTTCTTGGATGGGTCGAAAGAGAGACCTTGtggtcgaggaggaaggaggagtgggCCGAGTCAGCCGAGTCAGTCAGATGGGGGTCATGGAGCGTGTTATTAACGAGGTCAATCGTGATGTTCCCAGCGTCGGTGCGCTGCCCAGGTACAcacctgctccttctccatttGACGTCTTTGAGACTCTCTACGACTCGTATCTCCACCGACTGGAGCCTGCATATGACCCTCGCGTCGTTGCTCCTCCTGTGGACTTTGTTTGCCGTGACCGAGGGTTCCAGAttgagcaggaggagaagatgggtGGCGTGGACGTGCGAAGAGCCCTTACACCCCTCACTCTTGGCCAGGAActgtggtggttggagaaggccgaggccgaggtAAAGGGCACCAATGTCACTGCATTGACTCCTGGGTCTGTTTCACTGCCTCCCAACGATCTGTTCCCGTCTCGGGTGCTGGACTTCAACGGCATCAACACTCTGCGAATGCCCTCTATGTCCAAGTTCATCTCGTGCTCTGGCAAGCTCgccaagctggacgagctgctcgCAGAGTTGAAGGCTGGAGGTCACCGTGTTCTCGTCTATTTCCAGATGACCAAGATGATGGACCTGGCCGAGGAGTACCTCACGTTCAAGcagtacaactactgtCGACTGGACGGTTCCTCCAAGCTGTCCGATCGAAGAGATCTCGTCAACGACTGGCAGACCAAGCCCGAGCTATTCGTGTTTTTGCTATCCACTCGAGCTGGAGGTCTGGGTATCAACTTGAC
- a CDS encoding uncharacterized protein (Compare to YALI0E09015g, weakly similar to uniprot|P37020 Saccharomyces cerevisiae YJR040w GEF1 voltage-gated chloride channel protein): MVTTPRDSFDSLISENSNPQITEPEPPSSPRNVFRPFTDTINRAQALASAALTDDSEFTYNHNIFYDDKTTIDWMHEFAKERQQRRIAWDTPGVRGQALRLVNTSRRWIILIGTGIAVGLIAACIDITSHWIADVRLGYCQNAFYLSRDSCCSGIATNDPCPGWIEWSSSYFLRYMMYTFICVICATSASVLVITYSPHSKLSGISEIKTILAGYIIKGFMGKWTLLIKSLGLGLAVGSGVWVGKEGPLVHVACCCANLLIRYTSREHNEAQKREILSAAAAAGISVAFGSPIGGVLFSLEQVSYYFPDKTMWHSFVCAMIAAVTLQFVNPFRTGKLVLFQVEYDRLWHRFELVPFAILGIFGGLYGAYFIKLNLKYAKMRKTTFIKNFPILEVAILALITGLINYPNVYMRLQPSVLLSYLFQECNASTPEALCNLDNWSQSVALLLSACGLGFLLASYSFGVALPAGIIIPSMCIGALFGRAVGILMATWHETNRDFFLFASCPAEGTCVTPGVYAVVGAASALGGVTRLTISIVVITFELTGALNYVLPIMAGVMVSKWVGDAIGGKRGIYESWIHVLDLPYLDNKDDEPVPVVYVKEFMTSIDDLVVIQTNSSDHVNTIDSLQSTISSCTFQGFPIVNQDTILQGYIFRSELKFSIDKALLFDHLTGETECVFESRDAEDSSCLLLREWVVQAPPTVTSSATLQLVSNMFFKLGLRYICVVDKGKLVGLITKEDLWRLFNSDRLKTMAVPILGTVNDESRQGLLHDDV; the protein is encoded by the coding sequence ATGGTCACCACTCCGCGTGACTCGTTTGATTCTCTGATATCAGAAAACAGCAATCCTCAGATCACAGAACCCGAACCCCCATCTTCACCCAGAAACGTCTTCAGGCCATTCACAGACACAATCAACAGAGCACAAGCCCttgcctctgctgctcttaCAGACGACTCTGAATTCACATACAACCACAACATCTTCTACGATGACAAAACTACTATTGATTGGATGCACGAGTTTGCAAAAGAACGTCAGCAGCGAAGAATAGCCTGGGATACACCTGGAGTTCGAGGCCAGGCGCTACGATTAGTCAACACTAGTCGCCGATGGATTATCTTGATTGGTACAGGTATTGCGGTTGGTTTGATTGCTGCGTGCATCGACATCACTAGTCATTGGATCGCGGATGTAAGATTGGGCTATTGCCAGAACGCTTTCTacttgtcacgtgactcctGCTGTTCTGGTATTGCAACAAACGACCCTTGCCCCGGTTGGATTGAGTGGAGCTCGTCGTATTTTCTGCGGTACATGATGTACACTTTCATCTGTGTCATTTGTGCAACTTCTGCGTCTGTGTTGGTCATCACATACTCTCCACACTCAAAGCTGTCTGGTATTTCGGAAATCAAGACAATTCTGGCAGGGTACATTATCAAGGGCTTCATGGGCAAGTGGACTTTACTAATCAAGTCTCTCGGACTGGGGCTAGCTGTTGGATCTGGTGTTTGGGTTGGAAAAGAGGGTCCCTTGGTACACGTGGCCTGCTGTTGTGCGAACCTGCTCATTAGATacacgtcacgtgagcacAACGAGGCCCAGAAGCGTGAGATTCTCTCAGCAGCGGCCGCAGCGGGTATTTCTGTTGCTTTCGGATCTCCCATTGGAGGTGTTCTCTTCTCCCTAGAgcaagtatcgtactacTTCCCTGACAAGACCATGTGGCACAGTTTTGTGTGCGCAATGATTGCCGCTGTGACTCTGCAGTTCGTGAACCCTTTTAGAACAGGTAAGCTTGTGCTGTTCCAAGTCGAGTACGATCGGCTCTGGCACCGATTCGAGCTTGTGCCCTTCGCCATTCTGGGTATTTTTGGAGGTCTCTACGGAGCTTACTTCATCAAGCTTAACCTCAAATATGCTAAAATGCGCAAGACCACCTTCATCAAAAACTTTCCCATTCTGGAAGTTGCCATTCTGGCTCTCATCACAGGTCTCATCAACTACCCCAATGTCTACATGCGACTCCAGCCCTCTGTTCTTCTGTCCTATCTCTTCCAGGAATGCAACGCTTCTACTCCAGAAGCTCTTTGTAACCTTGACAACTGGTCTCAGTCGGTGGCGCTTCTACTGTCAGCTTGTGGCCTAGGCTTCCTTCTTGCTTCTTATTCTTTTGGAGTGGCGCTACCTGCTGGAATCATCATCCCCAGTATGTGTATTGGGGCTCTCTTTGGTCGTGCAGTCGGTATTCTCATGGCTACATGGCATGAAACAAATCGCGACTTTTTCCTCTTTGCCAGCTGTCCGGCTGAAGGTACATGTGTCACTCCTGGTGTGTatgccgttgttggtgcCGCCTCTGCTCTGGGAGGTGTTACAAGACTTACTATCAGTATTGTTGTCATCACCTTCGAGCTCACTGGAGCTCTAAACTACGTGCTTCCCATTATGGCTGGTGTAATGGTCAGTAAATGGGTTGGAGACGCCATTGGAGGTAAGAGGGGTATCTACGAAAGCTGGATCCATGTGCTGGATTTACCATATCTCGACAACAAGGACGACGAACCTGTTCCTGTTGTCTATGTGAAGGAGTTTATGACCAGCATTGATGATCTTGTGGTTATTCAGACCAACTCGAGTGACCACGTCAACACAATCGACTCTCTCCAATCGACTATTTCATCTTGCACCTTCCAGGGCTTCCCCATCGTAAACCAAGATACTATTCTTCAAGGGTACATTTTCCGATCAGAGCTGAAGTTCAGTATCGATAAAGCTCTTTTGTTTGATCACCTCACTGGTGAGACAGAGTGCGTATTTGAATCTCGGGATGCTGAAGACTCTTcatgtcttcttcttcgtgAGTGGGTTGTTCAAGCTCCTCCCACAGTCACTTCTTCAGCTACTCTCCAGCTAGTGTCTAACATGTTCTTCAAGCTGGGTCTGCGGTACATTTGTGTGGTTGACAAGGGAAAGTTGGTTGGATTGATCACCAAGGAAGATTTGTGGCGACT